The following coding sequences are from one Triticum aestivum cultivar Chinese Spring chromosome 5A, IWGSC CS RefSeq v2.1, whole genome shotgun sequence window:
- the LOC123105179 gene encoding leucine-rich repeat receptor-like serine/threonine-protein kinase BAM1, whose protein sequence is MHLRRLPPLLLLVLLAAGAAADGDADALLAAKAALSDPTAALASWAAPAGNGTGGGYAHCAWAGVSCGARGAVVGLALGGLNLSGALPPALSRLRGLLRLDVGANALSGPVPAALGHLRFLTHLNLSNNAFNGSLPPALARLRGLRVLDLYNNNLTSPLPLEVAQMPLLRHLHLGGNFFSGEIPPDYGRWTRLQYLALSGNELSGRIPPELGNLNSLRELYIGYYNAYSGGVPPELGNLTDLVRLDAANCGLSGKIPPELGRLQKLDTLFLQVNGLTGAIPYELGSLKSLSSLDLSNNALAGEIPPSFSHLKNMTLLNLFRNKLRGDIPDFVGDLPSLEVLQLWENNFTGSVPRRLGANNRLQLVDLSSNRLTGTLPPDLCAGGKLHTLIALGNSLFGSIPDSLGQCKSLSRIRLGENYLNGSIPKGLFELQKLTQVELQDNLLTGDFPAVVGPAAPNLGEINLSNNQLTGALPASIGNFSGVQKLLLDRNSFSGPLPAEVGRLQELSKADLSGNAIEGGVPPEIGKCRLLTYLDLSRNNLSGRIPPAISGMRILNYLNLSKNHLDGEIPPSISTMQSLTAVDFSYNNLSGLVPGTGQFSYFNATSFVGNPNLCGPYLGPCRPGIADAGHTNHGHGGLSSTIKLLIVLGLLLCSIIFATAAILKARSLKKASDARMWKLTAFQRLDFTCDDVLDSLKEENIIGKGGAGTVYKGSMPNGDHVAVKRLSAMVRGSSHDHGFSAEIQTLGRIRHRHIVRLLGFCSNNETNLLVYEYMPNGSLGELLHGKKGEHLHWDTRYKIAIEAAKGLCYLHHDCSPLILHRDVKSNNILLDSDFEAHVADFGLAKFLQDTGASECMSAIAGSYGYIAPEYAYTLKVDEKSDVYSFGVVLLELVTGRKPVGEFGDGVDIVQWVKMMMGPNKEQVMKILDPRLSTVPVHEVMHVFYVALLCTEEHSVQRPTMREVVQILSELPKPAANQGDGEEELPLSGEGPESNTPAPTSSTDAPTGDAKDHHHQQQQHTSSESSPPPDLISI, encoded by the exons ATGCATCTCCGCCGCCTccccccgctcctcctcctcgtcctgctcgccgccggcgccgcggCGGACGGCGACGCGGACGCGCTGCTCGCGGCCAAGGCGGCGCTGTCGGACCCCACGGCCGCGCTCGCCTCCTGGGCCGCCCCGGCGGGCAACGGGACGGGCGGCGGGTACGCGCACTGCGCGTGGGCGGGCGTGTCGTGCGGCGCGCGCGGGGCCGTCGTGGGGCTGGCCCTCGGCGGGCTCAACCTCTCCGGCGCGCTGCCGCCGGCGCTGTCCCGCCTgcgcggcctcctccgcctcgaCGTCGGCGCCAACGCGCTCTCGGGCCCCGTCCCGGCCGCGCTCGGCCACCTCCGCTTCCTCACCCACCTCAACCTCTCCAACAACGCCTTCAACGGCTCCCTCCCGCCGGCCCTCGCGCGCCTGCGCGGCCTCCGCGTGCTCGACCTCTACAACAACAACCTCACCAGCCCGCTCCCGCTCGAGGTCGCGCAGATGCCGCTGCTCCGCCACCTCCACCTCGGCGGCAACTTCTTCTCCGGCGAGATTCCGCCCGACTACGGCCGCTGGACGCGGCTGCAGTACCTCGCCCTCTCCGGCAACGAGCTCTCCGGCAGGATACCGCCGGAGCTCGGGAACCTCAACAGCCTCAGGGAGCTCTACATTGGCTACTACAACGCCTACTCCGGTGGGGTCCCGCCGGAGCTCGGCAACCTCACCGACCTCGTGCGCCTCGACGCCGCCAACTGCGGCCTCTCCGGGAAGATCCCGCCGGAGCTCGGAAGGCTGCAGAAACTCGACACCCTGTTCCTGCAGGTGAACGGCCTCACCGGCGCCATACCGTACGAGCTGGGCAGCCTTAAGAGCCTCAGCTCCTTGGACCTCTCCAACAATGCGCTCGCCGGCGAGATACCGCCGAGCTTCTCccacctcaagaacatgacgcTGCTCAACCTGTTCCGGAACAAGCTGCGCGGCGACATCCCCGACTTCGTCGGCGACCTGCCAAGCCTCGAGGTGCTGCAGCTCTGGGAGAACAACTTCACCGGCAGCGTGCCCCGCCGCCTCGGCGCCAACAACCGCCTCCAGCTGGTCGACCTCTCCTCCAACAGGCTCACCGGCACGCTGCCGCCGGACCTCTGCGCCGGGGGCAAGCTGCACACGCTCATCGCCCTCGGCAACTCCTTGTTCGGCTCCATCCCCGACTCCCTCGGCCAGTGCAAATCCTTGAGCCGTATCCGTCTGGGAGAGAACTACTTGAACGGCTCCATTCCCAAGGGGCTCTTCGAGTTGCAGAAGCTCACTCAGGTCGAGCTGCAAGACAACCTCCTCACCGGCGACTTCCCTGCCGTGGTCGGCCCCGCGGCGCCTAATCTGGGGGAGATCAACCTGTCCAACAATCAGCTCACCGGTGCATTGCCGGCATCCATTGGAAACTTCTCTGGTGTTCAGAAGCTGCTGCTTGATCGCAACTCGTTCTCCGGCCCGTTGCCTGCCGAGGTTGGGCGGCTGCAGGAGCTCTCGAAGGCTGACCTAAGCGGCAATGCGATCGAGGGGGGTGTGCCGCCGGAGATTGGGAAATGCCGGCTGCTCACTTACTTGGACTTGAGCAGGAACAACCTCTCTGGGAGGATACCTCCGGCCATCTCTGGAATGAGGATACTGAACTACCTCAACTTGTCCAAGAACCACCTTGATGGAGAGATACCTCCATCCATCTCCACAATGCAGAGCTTGACGGCGGTCGACTTCTCATACAACAACTTGTCCGGGCTCGTCCCAGGGACCGGCCAGTTCAGCTACTTCAATGCCACATCTTTCGTTGGCAATCCAAACCTGTGTGGACCATACCTTGGTCCATGCCGCCCTGGCATTGCTGATGCTGGTCACACCAACCATGGCCATGGAGGGCTGTCTAGCACCATCAAGCTGCTCATTGTGTTAGGCTTGCTTCTTTGCTCCATTATATTTGCTACCGCCGCAATTCTGAAGGCGCGGTCGTTGAAGAAAGCCAGTGATGCACGGATGTGGAAACTCACTGCATTCCAGCGCCTTGATTTCACCTGTGATGATGTGCTGGATTCCCTGAAAGAGGAGAACATTATCGGCAAAGGCGGGGCTGGAACTGTGTACAAGGGATCAATGCCCAATGGTGATCATGTGGCCGTGAAGAGGCTCTCTGCAATGGTCCGTGGCTCATCGCATGACCATGGATTCTCCGCTGAGATACAAACACTTGGGAGGATTCGGCATCGCCATATTGTGCGCCTGCTAGGCTTCTGCTCAAACAATGAGACTAACCTACTGGTGTATGAGTATATGCCCAATGGCAGTCTCGGGGAGCTTCTCCATGGCAAGAAGGGCGAACACCTGCACTGGGACACTCGGTACAAGATTGCAATTGAAGCTGCCAAGGGGCTGTGCTACCTGCACCATGATTGTTCACCGCTGATACTTCACCGTGATGTCAAGTCAAACAATATACTTCTTGACTCTGACTTTGAAGCTCATGTGGCCGACTTCGGGCTGGCGAAATTCTTGCAGGACACCGGCGCATCAGAATGCATGTCCGCCATTGCTGGTTCATATGGCTACATTGCTCCAG AATATGCATACACCCTCAAGGTCGACGAGAAGAGCGATGTCTACAGCTTCGGTGTGGTGCTCCTGGAGCTCGTCACCGGGCGGAAACCCGTGGGGGAGTTTGGCGACGGCGTCGACATTGTCCAGTGGGTCAAGATGATGATGGGCCCAAACAAGGAGCAGGTGATGAAGATCCTGGACCCGAGGCTGTCGACCGTGCCGGTGCACGAGGTGATGCACGTCTTCTACGTCGCTTTGCTGTGCACCGAGGAGCACAGCGTGCAGCGCCCGACGATGCGTGAGGTCGTGCAGATCCTGAGCGAGCTCCCAAAGCCAGCTGCCAACCAAGGTGATGGAGAGGAAGAGCTTCCTCTCTCCGGCGAAGGACCTGAATCCAACACTCCTGCTCCAACCAGTTCCACTGACGCTCCGACTGGCGACGCGaaagatcatcatcatcagcagcagcagcacacaaGCTCGGAGTCGTCGCCGCCTCCTGATCTCATCAGCATCTGA